A window of Solanum stenotomum isolate F172 chromosome 3, ASM1918654v1, whole genome shotgun sequence contains these coding sequences:
- the LOC125860031 gene encoding uncharacterized protein LOC125860031 → MWRLSESILGENEEQQDNLFGDQEALCSVSPLQRVYGFAACLLAGFICMFLSMIVFIKPIKFALLFTFGNMLAIGSTTFLIGPMQQLSMMMDPVRAYATSMYVGCVVLALICALWIHSKILTLLAIICEICALVWYSLSYIPFARRMVSNVAIRLFDTEV, encoded by the exons ATGTGGAGGCTAAGCGAATCCATTTTGGGGGAAAATGAAGAGCAGCAAGATAATCTGTTTGGTGACCAAGAAGCCCTCTGCTCTGTTTCCCCTTTACAG AGAGTTTATGGTTTCGCGGCTTGTCTTCTCGCTGGCTTTATTTGTATGTTCCTG TCAATGATTGTGTTCATCAAGCCCATTAAATTTGCCTTGTTATTTACTTTTGGCAACATGTTGGCCATTGGAAG CACAACTTTTCTCATTGGACCTATGCAGCAACTTTCAATGATGATGGATCCAGTTCGTGCCTATGCCACATCCATGTATGTGGGATGTGTTGTTTTAGCTCTCATTTGTGCACTCTGG ATCCACAGTAAGATTCTGACACTACTTGCAATCATATGCGAAATATGTGCCCTTGTCTG GTACAGTTTAAGTTATATTCCTTTTGCCCGTAGAATGGTTTCAAATGTCGCAATCCGCCTTTTTGACACTGAAGTCTAG
- the LOC125860034 gene encoding protein transport protein Sec61 subunit beta-like, which translates to MARGSSSQSTSSSTTRPGTAAPRGSAAATAGMRRRRLGASSSAGGGGGNAVVGSGNASNMLRFYTDDSPGLKISPTVVLVMSLCFIGFVTTLHVLGKFYRYRSGSGSGA; encoded by the coding sequence ATGGCGCGAGGCTCTTCTTCCCAATCCACCTCCTCCTCCACCACTCGCCCGGGGACCGCCGCACCCCGTGGTTCTGCCGCCGCTACAGCTGGTATGCGCCGACGCAGGCTCGGTGCTTCTTCCTCTGCGGGCGGTGGTGGTGGTAACGCTGTAGTAGGCTCCGGCAACGCTAGCAACATGCTCCGTTTCTATACCGATGATTCTCCAGGTCTGAAGATCAGCCCGACTGTCGTCCTTGTGATGAGCCTATGCTTCATCGGATTCGTTACTACTCTCCATGTCCTCGGCAAATTCTACCGCTACCGATCTGGCTCTGGCTCCGGAGCCTGA